The Nycticebus coucang isolate mNycCou1 chromosome 5, mNycCou1.pri, whole genome shotgun sequence genome window below encodes:
- the MCHR2 gene encoding melanin-concentrating hormone receptor 2: MDMNSFHSFCWNTSTELSNKSQNKEFVYQTPSVVDTVILPSMIGIICFTGLVGNILIVFTIIRSRKKTVPDIYICNLAVADLVHIIGMPFLIHQWARGGEWVFGGPLCTIITSLDTCNQFACSAIMTVMSVDRYLALVQPFRLTRWRTRCKTIRINLGLWAASFILALPVWVYSKVIKFKDGVESCAFDLTSPDDVLWYTLYLTITTFFFPLPLILVCYILILCYTWEMFQQNKDARCYNPSVPKQRVMKLTKMVLVLVGVFVLSAAPYHVLQLVNLQMEQPTLAFYVGYYLSICLSYASSSINPFLYILLSGNFRKRLPHVQRRVTEKETNIWKIP; this comes from the exons ATGGACATGAATTCATTTCACTCATTTTGTTGGAACACCTCTACTGAACTTTCAAACAAATCCCAGAATAAAGAATTTGTTTATCAGACCCCCAGTGTTGTGGATACTGTCATCCTCCCTTCCATGATTGGGATTATCTGTTTCACAGGACTGGTTGGCAACATCCTCATTGTATTCACTATAATAAG GTCCAGGAAAAAAACAGTCCCTGACATTTATATCTGCAACCTGGCTGTGGCCGATCTGGTCCACATCATTGGAATGCCTTTTCTTATACACCAGTGGGCCCGGGGAGGAGAGTGGGTATTTGGGGGGCCTCTCTGTACCATCATAACGTCTCTGGATACCTGCAACCAGTTTGCCTGTAGTGCCATCATGACTGTAATGAGTGTGGACAG GTACTTGGCCCTTGTCCAGCCATTTAGACTGACGAGGTGGAGAACAAGGTGCAAGACCATTCGAATCAATTTGGGCCTCTGGGCAGCTTCCTTCATTCTGGCATTGCCTGTCTGGGTCTACTCAAAAGTTATCAAATTTAAAGACGGTGTCGAGAGTTGTGCTTTTGATTTGACATCCCCTGATGATGTACTCTG GTATACACTTTATTTGACGATAAcaactttcttcttccctttaccCTTGATTTTGGTgtgctatattttaattttatgctaTACCTGGGAGATGTTTCAACAGAATAAGGATGCCAGGTG TTACAATCCCAGTGTACCAAAGCAGAGGGTGATGAAGCTGACAAAGatggtgctggtgctggtggGGGTCTTTGTCCTGAGTGCTGCCCCCTATCACGTGCTGCAACTGGTGAACTTACAGATGGAGCAGCCCACGCTGGCCTTCTACGTGGGCTACTATCTCTCCATCTGTCTCAGCTATGCCAGCAGCAGCATTAACCCTTTCCTCTACATCCTGCTGAGTGGCAACTTTCGGAAACGTCTGCCTCACGTTCAAAGGAGGGTGACTGAAAAGGAAACCAACATATGGAAAATACCCTGA